One Ovis aries strain OAR_USU_Benz2616 breed Rambouillet chromosome 4, ARS-UI_Ramb_v3.0, whole genome shotgun sequence DNA window includes the following coding sequences:
- the MTERF1 gene encoding transcription termination factor 1, mitochondrial isoform X1, whose translation MSIPKGLGYLTIMAPRNLLYVRSNCLFGSRCWMIRFSTEILFKSVSFRLFSKKRDNADSEPLDNEELLNNLLTMGVDVDMARKRQPGVFNRTDTREQDLQAFLLSKGASKEVIASIISRYPRAMTRTSESLSDRWDLWRRIVTSDLEIVNILERSPESFFRSSDNLNLENNIKFLYSVGLTDKYLCRLLTNAPRTFSNSLNLNKQMVEFLQEVCLSLGHNGPKGFIRKIILKNPFILIQSTKRIKANIEFLQSTFCLTNDELLSLICGPGAKILDLSSDCMRRSYRNIKEKLFSLGCTSKEIQKFVLSYPDVIFLGEKKFNDKIDCLIEEKVNISQIIEHPRILDSSIGTLKSRIKELVNVGYDLSTSNISLLSWSQKRYNAKLKKLYIEQNIVLEN comes from the coding sequence CATTCCAAAAGGTTTGGGCTACCTGACCATTATGGCGCCAAGAAACCTCTTGTATGTGAGAAGTAACTGTCTCTTTGGTTCACGATGTTGGATGATCCGATTTTCAACAGAAATCCTCTTTAAATCAGTTTCATTTAGGCTTTTCAGTAAGAAACGTGATAATGCAGACAGTGAGCCTTTGGACAATGAAGAACTGCTGAATAACTTACTTACCATGGGAGTAGATGTTGACATGGCAAGGAAGCGACAGCCTGGAGTCTTTAACAGGACAGATACTAGGGAGCAGGACCTGCAGGCATTCCTGCTGTCCAAAGGAGCCAGCAAAGAAGTGATTGCCAGCATCATATCAAGGTACCCACGAGCCATGACTCGTACGTCTGAAAGTCTTTCAGATCGATGGGATCTGTGGAGAAGAATTGTGACATCAGACCTTGAAATTGTAAATATTTTGGAACGTTCTCCTGAATCTTTTTTTCGGTCCAGTGACAACCTAAACTTAGAGAATAACATAAAGTTCCTCTACTCAGTTGGATTGACCGATAAATACCTTTGTCGATTGTTGACCAATGCCCCACGTACCTTCTCCAATAGTCTTAATCTGAATAAACAGATGGTTGAATTTTTGCAAGAAGTCTGTTTGTCGTTGGGTCACAATGGTCCCAAAGGTTTTATCaggaagataattttaaaaaaccctttcATCTTAATTCAGAGCACCAAACGGATAAAAGCTAATATTGAATTTTTACAGTCCACGTTCTGCTTGACCAATGATGAACTGCTTAGTCTGATATGTGGTCCAGGAGCTAAAATCCTAGACCTTTCCAGTGACTGTATGAGAAGAAGCTAcagaaatatcaaagaaaaactgTTTTCTCTTGGGTGTACTTCAAAAGAGATACAGAAATTTGTTTTAAGCTATCCAGATGTGATCTTCTTGGGAGAGAAAAAGTTTAATGATAAAATAGATTGCCTCATAGAGGAAAAAGTTAACATTTCACAAATAATTGAACATCCTCGGATTTTGGATTCAAGCATAGGTACTTTAAAAAGTCGAATCAAAGAATTGGTAAATGTTGGCTATGACTTGAGTACATCAAACATCAGCCTTCTGTCTTGGAGTCAAAAAAGATATAATGCTAAATTGAAAAAGTTATATATTGAGCAAAACATTGTTCTGGAGAATTAA
- the MTERF1 gene encoding transcription termination factor 1, mitochondrial isoform X2: protein MAPRNLLYVRSNCLFGSRCWMIRFSTEILFKSVSFRLFSKKRDNADSEPLDNEELLNNLLTMGVDVDMARKRQPGVFNRTDTREQDLQAFLLSKGASKEVIASIISRYPRAMTRTSESLSDRWDLWRRIVTSDLEIVNILERSPESFFRSSDNLNLENNIKFLYSVGLTDKYLCRLLTNAPRTFSNSLNLNKQMVEFLQEVCLSLGHNGPKGFIRKIILKNPFILIQSTKRIKANIEFLQSTFCLTNDELLSLICGPGAKILDLSSDCMRRSYRNIKEKLFSLGCTSKEIQKFVLSYPDVIFLGEKKFNDKIDCLIEEKVNISQIIEHPRILDSSIGTLKSRIKELVNVGYDLSTSNISLLSWSQKRYNAKLKKLYIEQNIVLEN, encoded by the coding sequence ATGGCGCCAAGAAACCTCTTGTATGTGAGAAGTAACTGTCTCTTTGGTTCACGATGTTGGATGATCCGATTTTCAACAGAAATCCTCTTTAAATCAGTTTCATTTAGGCTTTTCAGTAAGAAACGTGATAATGCAGACAGTGAGCCTTTGGACAATGAAGAACTGCTGAATAACTTACTTACCATGGGAGTAGATGTTGACATGGCAAGGAAGCGACAGCCTGGAGTCTTTAACAGGACAGATACTAGGGAGCAGGACCTGCAGGCATTCCTGCTGTCCAAAGGAGCCAGCAAAGAAGTGATTGCCAGCATCATATCAAGGTACCCACGAGCCATGACTCGTACGTCTGAAAGTCTTTCAGATCGATGGGATCTGTGGAGAAGAATTGTGACATCAGACCTTGAAATTGTAAATATTTTGGAACGTTCTCCTGAATCTTTTTTTCGGTCCAGTGACAACCTAAACTTAGAGAATAACATAAAGTTCCTCTACTCAGTTGGATTGACCGATAAATACCTTTGTCGATTGTTGACCAATGCCCCACGTACCTTCTCCAATAGTCTTAATCTGAATAAACAGATGGTTGAATTTTTGCAAGAAGTCTGTTTGTCGTTGGGTCACAATGGTCCCAAAGGTTTTATCaggaagataattttaaaaaaccctttcATCTTAATTCAGAGCACCAAACGGATAAAAGCTAATATTGAATTTTTACAGTCCACGTTCTGCTTGACCAATGATGAACTGCTTAGTCTGATATGTGGTCCAGGAGCTAAAATCCTAGACCTTTCCAGTGACTGTATGAGAAGAAGCTAcagaaatatcaaagaaaaactgTTTTCTCTTGGGTGTACTTCAAAAGAGATACAGAAATTTGTTTTAAGCTATCCAGATGTGATCTTCTTGGGAGAGAAAAAGTTTAATGATAAAATAGATTGCCTCATAGAGGAAAAAGTTAACATTTCACAAATAATTGAACATCCTCGGATTTTGGATTCAAGCATAGGTACTTTAAAAAGTCGAATCAAAGAATTGGTAAATGTTGGCTATGACTTGAGTACATCAAACATCAGCCTTCTGTCTTGGAGTCAAAAAAGATATAATGCTAAATTGAAAAAGTTATATATTGAGCAAAACATTGTTCTGGAGAATTAA